In the Hevea brasiliensis isolate MT/VB/25A 57/8 chromosome 8, ASM3005281v1, whole genome shotgun sequence genome, GGTATGCCATTGCGTGATACGGCTTTGTCTCAGCCAATTCCAATTGGTGCTTTGGCTAGTGCACTTGCAAATGCTACTCCAGAACAGCAGAGGACGGTATGTATTATTCTTTGTGTTAAATgtttattcattttttattttgCAGCCTGTGATTTGAGGATGGTTTGGGATGTCTACTGATTCTTATGTGACGCTACTTTGGTCATTTAGTAATCTCTTCTTAAAAGTTAAAATGGCATAAATGTTAGGGTAAGTTTCTTCTTGAAACAGAgtactttatttttcctttatcaaTTACAACTGAGCAGTGAATGGATTGTGTTGAACAAGAAGAATAGTATAGTCACCTTCTTACTGATGTACTTTTAAATATGATAGTCAATGAGTGTGATTGATATTTGGGTGGCAGCGCTTCTACATGATGACCTTGAGATATCCATCACCTATATTTTCCTTGGTTGTTATGACTGATATTTAAGCTTGGTGTTTTTCTGAATGAAtgtcatttaattttatttgctTGATGAATAAATGTAGATGCTGGGTGAGAATCTTTACCCTCTGGTAGAACAGCTGGAGCCTGATGCAGCAGCTAAGGTGACGGGCATGCTTCTAGAGATGGACCAGACCGAGGTTTTGCATTTGCTTGAATCACCAGAAGCTCTAAAAGCAAAGGTTGCTGAGGCAATGGAGGTTCTGAGGAGTGTTCAGCAGCAACAGGCTGGTGCCGCAGCTGATCAACTAGCCTCGTTGTCATTGAGTGACAACCTTGTTTCTTAGGTTGGGTGTGAGCATAACCTTTGAAATGCAATATTTAAGAATCATCATGTGCTTTGATTCATTTTAGACTGATTTTTGTAGTAGCGTAGGAGTTGGTTATGGTTTTCTGTGAGATTTTTCAGAGTTGTTATGAAGGTTTGCCGTACTGGTTTGCTCATGTGCGTGATGTGCACATGTTTCTTAGTTTTGCTTGGAATGATACAATTGTTTTGTTTGGCTTAATTCAGTACGAGTAATTTGAGCTGCTTCAGATTAGAGCAAGTCTGTTTTCAGACTTGGACTCAAATAGGAAGCGGTGAAAATTCACAGCATGGCTATTTCTTTTTTATGTTTTAGGAATAAACATGCAAGATTGGGGCAGTGGTTGGATTTACTATTTATCTGCCAAATGGTTCAGAAGCTTTTAAACATGCTCATGGTGCGGCCTAAGAGGGCGTCTGACATGGGTGAGATTGAACATTCcatatgattaagagatttgtcCTCATTAACGGTCTATCGAGGCTGTATTTCTTTCATGTTTTTAAGAAAAGTGTCTTTTTTAAAGTAGAAATCATTTACATTATATATATTTGAACATGTAACATCATTAGTTTAATATTTCaaaacgaaaaatatttttatggaaaACAATTTTTGGAAgttaatttttcaaaaataaattgtCTAAATCACCAATGGCGCGCACATTCTCTGGGTGACTTTCGAGCGTGGTGCTGGATGATGAAAGTCTGAACCGGTGGGGAGACGAACTATGAAATCCTTGAAATTGGGCGGGGCATCCGATGGTGCAAACTTTACAGCAACTATAGAGGTCCTCCATGAATCGAAGGTCTGTCCATTTTGAAGTATCACTTTCTCTTCTACTTCATGAGTTACGAATGTTTGAATCATTATACTTCACTACTCTGTTTTTCATCTCCTTGCTGCTTTAGAGGGGCATTTCTAGGCTCACAACCCCACTGAAGATTGAAAGGATTCCGTAGACAAGGAAggaaatttatggccttaaacgAGCGATCACAACCATCAGAATGCTATTGAAGCTCCAAACACCAAGGCTTTGTCTCTACATTGAAACAGCAAAATCTCTCACGTTGGTTGGGAAAAGCTCAACACAATAAATATACATTGAATGCTGTTGAAGCTGCCAAGAAATTAATTTCCTCATTGATGGGCTCTGGCTGATATGATCTCATAAGCATATGAAAATTATATAGactaattaatgtattttttaaaataaattaattaatatgagTAATATGAACATTTTCATTCAATGCACAAACATattaaaaatagagaaattaaaaaatagataaaataaaaataaatggactgattaatgtatttttttaaataaaataattaaataattaattttattaaaataaaaaaaattaaatattaattttctccgaagataattatttactcatgaaagtataaaaaaaaatattttttgtctaATGCCAAAagcaaataaacaaaaaaaataattgcAGGAATCACCTTGGAACCTACAAGGTGACTATAAGTACAGTATAtagtcaattaaaattttatttaaaaaaaaaataatttatttataatgatgTAAACAATTAGGATAAATAAAAGGAAAGGTCACGTAACATTGTGGTGCACATTTTTGCCCAGAAGTGGAGAGAGAGAACATGCATCTTTAGTGGCCATGCAACCCCCCATATAGAACGGGTTAATTTCAATAATTGTGCCTCAATTCAAGTGATGGATTTATTTCAGTTATTCAATCAAtttcaatttcttaaaaataaaatctcatctttTGTTTCAGAGAAAGTTTTTCTGACCAATAATAATAGGttctcaaataaaataaaattattattttacctttatttttcaaaataaaattaatttttttccttCTCTATTTCCTATGTTCAAATTAATTGATATTATTTATCGGTAAAATTATTATTTCATctttaatgaaattaataaataattttattaataaatttaatcacaaatagaaaatataaatttattaataattttattaataaattcaataaataataattttattaaaataaagtaattttaagtatcaattaattttatcataagaaattaataataaaagagaggagaaaaaataaaatagtgattttttaaaaaaaataaagataaactagtaatttttattttttaatttaataattttttattaaatatcaggaaaaaaatttttaaacaaaattaaaattaaaaaaatttaagtaattaaaataaaataacctaACTTGAGGCACGATCGGTGCAATTAATCCCATGTGATACATGTACGCTTTCTCCACCTCATTTTGATATATATGGTGCATCAAAATTCTTAGCTATTTAGTCAAATTGAATATTTGTCATGCACTCTTTACTAACACCCAATATCAACACTATTTGATTCTCattgattaaaataaaattatagaaaACTTGATTAACGTAATACAATTGAATTTTCAACGAtaactataaataaattaaaaaatcataaaataaagttttaaattaaaaaaattgtaaagatttttaaaaattttagctaattttacaaaaaggtttaataaataaatatgtccGAGGCTGGCATTCCAGAGATAACTGCATTGTtcccttctttctttttttttttttttttttctgttttcaGGGCTAAGATTGTATGCATTATGGTGATGTCATCAAATTAATTATGAGTAATATGAACCAGTTGTTATAAATCGATTTACAAATTCAAAATAATCAACAAATAGATAACCAAATACTCCATCAATTCCACGACCCTCAGAGCCTTATATAGTTTATCACTGGAATGATGCCACATAATTTGTTAGGACCAAGCGAAGTACAACCCCATATCATTAATTCATTCAACAGTGTTTGATGCCACCTGCATTGTTATGCATAGATGATAATTTAAAGGTGAGATCAGCTTGGTGTGCTCTGCCACATGCATATTAATTGGAAGACGTGTTCCCCGCAGGCAACTCAAAATGCAATTTGTGGTTCCAATCAATACCCTAGAGATAGAAGGCCTTGGCTACCCAACCATCATTCCATCGAATTTGTGGACGTTTTGATGGAAGCCAGTATATCTACAGGCGTTGAtcaaaaatcaaatgaaaaataaACATTCTTGCCACCAACAACCATCTTAATGTTTCCATTCTAACTAGTAATTTTACACGTATAATATATGCACAAAATACCCAACTATGAAGTTATGAGCACATGTTGATTCTCCCAATGGAATGTCCTATTAACATTTCCAAGGCTTCACAGCCTCAATCAGATTAGAACTCCCACAAACCTGTCTCATCTGTCATGCATCCTCTTGATATATTCGCCTTCGCCTCAACCCTCCATCAGCTTCTTGATCATTTAGAATCAAACCAGTGCCTTGCAAATTCGAATTTTGCACTTCAGAGGAAATCCCTGCCTCATTTTGCCTCTCTTCTATATTTTCTCCATAGTTATGAAGCCTACGACCGATGAGATAGCGATCATCGCGTATGGAGTTGTGAAGGTTGGTGAACCAAACATGGAATCTTTTAGCGCAAAAGCACAATGCACTTAAGCAGAGACATCCCAACCATGCAAACCGGTACACAGCAGAGTTTACTACTAATGGGTAACCAAGCACAGGAAACAACCCTCTTGCCAAGACATAAGGTACACACAGGGCCGTTAGCAGCTTCATTATTATAGGGAACACGATCTCTCGTAGGACCCAAAGGCCTTGTAGCCTTGAGAAACCATTTTCTCTCACCCTTTCAAATTTTATTCGCCAACTTTCATCCACGAGTGGCATCATATGGTCCAACATAACCTGTTCAAGCACCAATACATAACacacattaaataaataaaaaaaaaaagattgtttCTCAAATAAAAAAAAGATGGTTTCTTCTTtccaaattatattttaaatgttGTCCACAATTCCACATGCAAATCAAAACTAAAGCAAATACCAAcataatttaaatgctgaaaattcagCACCTGTTATATTTTTGACACTGTTGTCACAATCTCCAAACATAGTAATGTCCTTGCACCGCATAATCTCGAAGGTAACAGTACAACAATGACATTGTACCACATGTTCTATTGGATCAGTATATGGGATCTTATGCACATTATTCATCAATGCTACATGACTAAAATTTAAACTTTCTTTCCGGAACCCAAATTAATGGGCCGGAACTAAATGCATATCAGTAAAATCAATAGTTTGCTGTGCATAATCAAATGAAAATCCAAAAAGGGCCAACATCATTTAATTTTCTATGTACCAAACTTCATGTCGTTGGCTTTCTAGAtggaaaaatgattaaaaaaaaaatgcactTTATATGCTCTTTCGATTGTCCCATCATTTTAATAATCAGTTATAGCTATGGAAATGGATCTCAACATCTTGGTAGCCATTGCAATAAATTAAGTGGAGTAAATATACATGTGAAGCTACATAacaatttaaatttacaaataaaataaaatttgctttttgaagatttctttacaATGATGATAATATACAAAAAAATTATGTTCCTTTCCAAAAATTAACATATCTATTTACCAACCATTTTCCAAAAAGAGAGTTCATAATTATTTTTTGGACttctagaaataaaaaaaatagaataatattttatatttgtcatttcttcaaagaaATTAACAAATATAACTTTTGCCAATTGCTTATTACATAGGTATTTGTGGCTTTATGTGTAtattaaactcaactcaactcaactaagcctttatcccaaaaatttgaggtcggctatatggattctctttctccactttaaacgattttggattaaatcctcggaaatggcCTCATGTACATTACTGAACTTATTCAATAACTGTCCATAATTTTTAACCATATTAAAGTTCACAGCCATAATTCACAAAATTACAAGGTTTGGCCGAAAATTGAAGAAGTGGGCAAAGTTGaagaatttttttattagtcATTTGGCctatttttaagtatatttcaGGGGTTAGCAATACTCTTTCAGGTGCTGGATAGTGTTAGTAAAAAGTGGTCTATCAACTAAAAATTGTTAATAAATTGCTAATCTGCCTGTGAGCATCTACACAAAAATTTCTGGTAAACTTATTATTCAAGTTAAAATGCACAAAATTTAACAACTCACCAGCCTGGTCCAAATCTTAAGAAAGATAAGTCCCAATGCCCAGTCCTGATACAGGAGGAAAACTGGGCTTTCATCCACAGGCACCCGCATAGGCACAATCACCAGAAGCTCAAAGAGAAGCCCAATCAATACTGGAATGACAAAAATCTAGACCAAAACAGCAATAAAGAGTCAGAGGTTAGAAAGTTGCCACAAGAAGAAATAATAACCAGTTTTAATGAATAGAGACCTGACAAGTGATATAGATATAACAAACATCACTCATACCCATATTGACAACAGCATAGAGCTCTTCAGAACAATGCCACACCACTTCCAGATTTGGCTAAGCAAAATAGTCGCCCTatttgttctaatatgttcaatggAATATCTGGCTCCAGCCAAAGCAGTCCAAATGACATAGCTTCCAATTATGAAAGCATAGAGATCTAAGGAAAAATACAAAGAAAACTACATCATCATATCTCATCTCACACATAGGATGCATAAGAACTAGAAAAATTCATTCAACCACATTACCATTAACTGGTGCATTTACACTGGGGCAGTAGGGGCAATTGCCACCATTTCTTTATAAGTTTTTTAATAAATTCTTTAATTTATGCAATTGCCCCCACTCAATTAGCCCAATTGACCCCACTATTCATATAAAATTTCgtgtataatttatatttttatgaaattgccCCCACTAAATTTTAAGCTTGTCTCTATTtagattaaataattataatttttagtaCATCAATATAGATGTAGTGTATTTCCCTTGCTCAATTCTAAATATGCCTccatttaaatcaaataattataaaaatttagcaCATGccaatatgtgtgtgtgtgtgtgtgtgtgtgtgtgtgtgtgtgtgtgtgtgtgtgtgtgtgtgtgtgtgcgcgcgcgcATGTGCGCACTGCCCCTCTGACAATTGGATCCACCACTCTTACCATTGCACTTGATGCCATGGGTTATTGGGAGAAGAGGAATGGAATTGAAAAGGGTACGCCCAAGTGATATGGGTACAACTATCAAGGCTGAGTTGAAGACAAGTAGAGTCATCCAAGCGACAACCAGCAAGAGGACAATGCAAAGAACAAAGCTGTACCTACTAAAACACCAATTTGAAAATATTAGGGCAGAAAATGCACTATTCTTGAACTAGTAACAATAATTAAGAGcagcaattatatatatatatatatatatatatatatatatatatatatatgtatatatatatatatatatataaaggcacACAAGTATTCTCTGACCACAAAGTCCTTGCTACAaggaaaattttatgaaattgtgATCAGCCCAGCTGCTCTATGGTAGTGAATGCTGGGTGGCAAAAACAGCACATTTATAAAATGGGCAATGCTGAAGCTAAATTGAGAATGTTAATATAccagaataaaaaaaatatatatattttatattcagCAGAGGGTGGACGCAGTACGCATTGAGGACAAAATGAGGGAGGATAGGTTGATATGTTTGATCCATATCCAATGTAAACTTAGAGATGCACTGAAGCAAAAAAGCAAGTCAATTTGAGGTAGTAGGAAGAATGGGAAAGTAGACCTAAAAATACCATGGATTGAACATATATTGGAAAGTATGACCTATACAAAGTTGAATTAAGGCAAAAAAAACATATGCTGATGACAACTAAATTGGAATTGAGAGTTAGttcaattgaattgagttgaattgaatAATACATGCTGGTGGCAGGAAGTGGAGATATCATAGAGAAAACAAATATTTATAAGGTTCTAGAGGAGTAGTAGGATAATTGATTTCCTCATTCCAATTTTGGCTAAAAAGTGGACAAAGAATAATATAGGTTACAACAGTATGCAATTGAAAGAATAGAACAGAAATAGCTAACAAACACAAACTGTTAAGATTAAGGTGATATTGATAATTGATAAAGTTTACCAACGCCTTGCCCCTTCCCCCTCCACACACAAACACATtttaaaaaacaaaaaggaaaggagAAGCGAGTAATCAATAGACAATGATCTAATTCAGATCAACTTAAACACTTCATACATACTCTGAATCAGATTGTTCATCACTATCACACTCCTCAGCAGTATTAGGGTCCCCACTGGCAAGGAGGCCTCTGTTTGGATCATCAGCAGCAGCAAGTGCCACCAAAGCTCGATCCTGTGCACCTAGTTGCACTGCTGGAAGTCTATCCTGCATTCCCGGCTCTGGATTTACATTGTCCAGGCCACCATTGTCCTCAGGTCTGGGCAGTAAAAAATCTGTTAAACCAAGTGCCCAGCCAACTGCTGTAAACCAATAGCGGAGAACGCATTTGATTGTGGTCCGCAATTTAAAATGCTCAATGGCAAATGGAATGCAGATTTGGAAAAGCAGCATGTCAGCTGGTATCTCAGTAAACGGATCAGACACTCTGCAAGAAATGTGTATCCATGTCAGAGAATACAAAAAAAGGTGATCAATAATCATAAGAATGGCAGGAGTATATGATCAACGCTTACGATATATCCAGAGGGAAAATGGTGGGTGCCATCTGCATTGCAAGTTTGACAGGTAAAAATACCAGCATCACAATTAAACTCCCATAAACAGCAACAGACAACAAAACCCTGCGGGCATGCTTGTGCACAGGATCATCAATTAAATCACGGAATGGGTTATAGTTTGGATCAGCTGGATCTCGAAGAAAATACAGAACTCCCTGACGTAAAACCTACAGACATAAAGTAAaagataaaatattaatttattgcaCCATGTATTTACAGAAATTGTCCATTGTGATAAGATTGCTAAGGAAGATACCCCTCGAAGAAGACTGACAAAAATGCTTATTTGCAGCATGTACACAATTCCTACAACCCAATGAACCAATGAGCTTGCTAAAGGAGAAACTGAGAAGAATTGAACTCTTTGAGCCATGGACTTCCCAAACATCCTTATAGTACAAACATCCAGCCACCATCCACACATCAAAGGAAATACGCCAAGCTCAATGACCAGTAGGAAGGCAACCTTAATCATAGTCATCAAATGCCtcattgctgccaagaactgccTGAAAAGTGATGGAATTGTTTCTGCGATAGAGGCAATACCATAAAATCTCCCCATAGTAAAAGGCTCACCCTTTGTATATCTAATCAACGCAACAATACCAAGGTAGAAGAAGACTATAGAGAATATAAACATGTATCCAATAGCAAGAGTTGAAACATCAGAAAGCCGTGATGTGCCAATATTTGCCCCTTTTAAGAGATCTGCTGATAGAGGAGTGCTTATGTTCTTTGAGACTTCATTTAGTCCACTAGCATTTACTTTTAACATATCTGCAACCTGACCAAGAAGTCCACCATCTTGGCCTTCAGATGTCAAATTTGTAACAGCAGTTAATGTAAAGTTAGCTATGGAGAGAGCAGTATCTGTTAGTGGCATAACTGTTGACAGTAACGGACCACTTGCAGAAGAGAAAAGCCATGACACGTAGTAGAGTATAATCCTTCCAAATGAAAAGGGCATGAAGATTACAATACCGAGGAATATCATATTGCTAGCCAGAACCTGCAGATTAATAAAGCCAGAATGAAGGAACTCTCCAGCAAAAGTAAAAAAGaggaaattttattaatttttttttatttcacctTATTGAACTAAGAGTCAAAGCAAAACAAGCTCCCCATCCCAACAGAGAGAGGAACACTTGTTCTTGCAAAATTAGTAGAACTCAGTGCTCTGTAAAGCAGAACAGACCAACCAGTGGGACTGGTCAAACCAGAACCAGATCAATGACTGGTTTGGTGCAGTCcagtttttttatttaatttttaaaattttacacaaAAAAACTATTGATATATTAATTTCTAAAAATCATTTACTCATGCTTGTTGTCCAGATTAACCGGGCATAAGGCAAGAGTGCTTAATATAAAGAGTTGGGCAATCTTTCCCCCTTGAGCTGGCTTTTAAGATTGAGTTACTCCTAGTTCATTTTCTCTACTTGGTATTAGAGCCAACCCTTGTCTCGATATTGAGCCACCTGCAGATGTTCAATCCTATAAACTTCAAGATCCAGATGTTCATTCCTGAGAGTAAGAAGAGTGTATTGTCCCACGTCGACAGGCAAGAGTGCTAAAAATAAAGCAGAACAGACCAACCAGTGGTGGGACTGGTCAAACCAGAACCAGATCAATGACAGGTTTGGTGCAGTCcagtttttttatttaatttttaaaattttacacaaAAAAACTATTGATATATTAATTTCTAAAAATCATTTACTCATGCTTGTTGTCCAGATTAACCGGACATAAGGCAAGAGTGCTAAATATAAAGAGTTGGGCAATCTTTCCCCCTTGAGCTGGCTTTTAAGATTGAGTTACTCCTAGTTCATTTTCTCTACTTGGTATTAGAGCCAACCCTTGTCTCGATATTGGGCCACCTGCAGATGTTCAATCCTATAAACTTCAAGATCCAGATGTTCATTCCTGAGAGTAAGAAGAGTGTATTGTCCCACGTTGACAGGCAAGAGTGCTAAATATAAAGACATGGGCAATCTTCCCCTCCATTTTCTCTATAattattaacattttttttttttgggaaaaaGCACCAGTAGCAATGAGAAATGCATTGAAATAATATTATCTAAAAATGATAAAACTGAGAGAACAAATGTTCAATTCCCCAGTAGAAAGGAGCAGCCCCGGCCGGCGGGGGTGGGTGGGTGGGTGGGGGAGGGGGATGAAGTACCGGGTGAAGAGCATAGAATTctgattcagatttaaatcaaatGCCTTATACAAGATTATTGGCAAAACACATATGTGATAAAATTTTCAACATCTATCTAAAAATGATAAAACTGAGAGAACAAATGTTCAATTCCCCAGTAGAAAGGAGCAGCCCCGGCCGGGGAGGGGGGGAGAGGGATGAAGTACCGGGTGAAGAGCATAGAATTctgattcagatttaaatcaaatGCCTTATACAAGATTATTGGCAAAACACATATGTGATAAAATTTTCAACATCTATCCAAACAATTCCAGTGAAAGATGACAGGAGAGAAATTATACTCACAGTGAATGCATTTTCAACTAAATGGAATACAGGGCCCTGCATGCCAACAAGCTCATCAAAGGGCACATCCTCTGCACCATCAGCATCATCTAAACCATCAAACATTTGTTCAACATGAGCCTCAAGACGAGCTGCCTGCATCTCCCATCGAGCAGCAACATTTTCTGCATTCCTTCGGATCATTTGACCAGCCCCAGCAATTCCTTGTCCGCCACCAGCATCTTCAGCATTTGCCACACCAGCAAAATTTCGCATAGCTTGTCCTGGTGGCCGTCTTGCAGCACGAGCACCATTTCTGTCACCTTCATCCTCTCTCTCAGCATCCTGACCTCCAAGCTCCCTTAAATGCCTAAAGTAATCTCTTAATGAAGTAGCTCcaagaaaaatgaaaacaatGCTAGCAGAAAGTAGGAAGCCATGCAGACAATCAGTAAGAATAACTGTGGTAGTGATATGACTTAAAAACAATCTCTgggcttcaccaaaactcctcacAAAAGCCAAACGCCATATCCAGAAGGTTATGAAGGGTATAATGAGGAGCCAAACAGAAAGGACAAAACTAAGGCGCAAAAAGAATTGCAGAACATGGCAAGTCTTCATTGTCATCCCAACTACAAACTCCTGAAAAGGAAGCCTTGCTGGGGCATTCTCTGCATAAACAGGAGAGAAAGAGAATGCATGCTTGCAAACCTGAAAAGTAAGGTAAAAAAAGaccaaaaaaaattatataaatacatATGTAAATAAAATACACGTGTGATTGAAACTTGACAGTGCAAAGCACTACAAAGCTATAAAAATATAATGCAACTCACTAGATAAACTGATGACTGCCTAATTGCAGACAAGGTCCtcttccataattttttttttttaaattataaaaaagttataaaaaaagAACCAGCTGGCTGACTTAAAAGCAACAAGCTCGATTATATGTGTGCACTGGTGCCTTTCCTTAAACCATTAGCAAAATTTTTCCAAACTCAAATTCACGGACCGAAAACCATGGCTTTCACATTTCCAGTCCCCATGCTACTTCTCTTTAACATAAGAATAAAAGTATCTTCATTTGGCGTTAATCATTCATTGCACCCCTTTTATTAGCAAAATTCATGCACTTCATCTGTAGTGTTAGAACTGTCATCCCAGAAATATGAACTTGAACTTTAAAATTACTCTGAAGGTAGCATAGCATATCCAGCACATCTTTTGGCACCTACCACATTATCTTATCTTAGTTACAAGGGATCTCGATATAATCAAAATGCCATATCTTCAGTATATAAAAAGTATCTTGTACAAAACATAAAATCCATTTGACAGAAGCAATAAAGAAACCACTTTCACCAATACAAAACAGGCCCAGTTAAAGCTTTCCTTGATGGCTTCGATAAAGCAGGCGAAAATAAAAGAATATCTAAATCCCTAATTAAACCTTGTTCAATCAACTTTCACCATAACAACACCAATCAAATTCACAGCAACTATTTCCAGTAAAATTCGTAAAATTCCCAAATCAACAAATCCAAAATATTCTATTCATATGTTAATAAAGTGAAACTTACCTCGCATTGGCGAGCGTTGCTGTGATTAAGCCACTGCAGTAGGCAATCCTGGTGCACAAACTTGATACTTCCGCTACAAGCGCAAGGATACCGTAAAGGATTCTCCGCATCTCCCGGGTTCCTACAGATCCGGCATACATCCTCCTCCTCTTCATCGTCCTCATACCTCGACGATGATGCCGCCGCTGCCGAAGACGAAGCTCCATTACTTTCCTTTTCGATCAAATGACGATTCGAAGCCATGGATTTTGAGGAACACGAGGATAGAGACAACCGTCTTAGTGTGTCGCTAGATTCTCCGTGATTCGGTGGTGGTGGCGCCGCCGCGGGGGCGATCTCCATGATTAAAGTTTAAGTATCGGAGGAAGGAGGACGGCGAGTCGGGGCCCGGATTGACTCAGTAAGATCAGGAAAGGAATTGGGATTTTGAAAAACGCAGTAGTAGATTGAAACGCGTtgcagggtttttttttttttttaatttagtttgcGCACGTGGTCCCGTCGGGTTTTATTGTGACGGTTTGGTTATTGTGATGATAAAATGGTTGTCGGCTGCTGCAAGACGATGGATGACGTGGATTGTTTTTATTCATGGATTACGGAAATATCTTCACTCGTTGGTCGGACCTTAATTGTACGGATAAATtgagagaaattaatttatatattgtctataattatttataattataatttttattatttaatttaattttaatatttatttaaatttaaaatttttaatatttaaaattttatataattttaaaatttatacacatataaaattcttaatctttactaattaaaattttattataatataatttaaaaataaaattttataaaaatatcattattatttatattatttataaaaatagaaatttattttatttatattcttatctttattttataattatttatttaaaaatattttaatacatttat is a window encoding:
- the LOC110662221 gene encoding probable E3 ubiquitin ligase SUD1 isoform X1; translation: MEIAPAAAPPPPNHGESSDTLRRLSLSSCSSKSMASNRHLIEKESNGASSSAAAASSSRYEDDEEEEDVCRICRNPGDAENPLRYPCACSGSIKFVHQDCLLQWLNHSNARQCEVCKHAFSFSPVYAENAPARLPFQEFVVGMTMKTCHVLQFFLRLSFVLSVWLLIIPFITFWIWRLAFVRSFGEAQRLFLSHITTTVILTDCLHGFLLSASIVFIFLGATSLRDYFRHLRELGGQDAEREDEGDRNGARAARRPPGQAMRNFAGVANAEDAGGGQGIAGAGQMIRRNAENVAARWEMQAARLEAHVEQMFDGLDDADGAEDVPFDELVGMQGPVFHLVENAFTVLASNMIFLGIVIFMPFSFGRIILYYVSWLFSSASGPLLSTVMPLTDTALSIANFTLTAVTNLTSEGQDGGLLGQVADMLKVNASGLNEVSKNISTPLSADLLKGANIGTSRLSDVSTLAIGYMFIFSIVFFYLGIVALIRYTKGEPFTMGRFYGIASIAETIPSLFRQFLAAMRHLMTMIKVAFLLVIELGVFPLMCGWWLDVCTIRMFGKSMAQRVQFFSVSPLASSLVHWVVGIVYMLQISIFVSLLRGVLRQGVLYFLRDPADPNYNPFRDLIDDPVHKHARRVLLSVAVYGSLIVMLVFLPVKLAMQMAPTIFPLDISVSDPFTEIPADMLLFQICIPFAIEHFKLRTTIKCVLRYWFTAVGWALGLTDFLLPRPEDNGGLDNVNPEPGMQDRLPAVQLGAQDRALVALAAADDPNRGLLASGDPNTAEECDSDEQSDSDRYSFVLCIVLLLVVAWMTLLVFNSALIVVPISLGRTLFNSIPLLPITHGIKCNDLYAFIIGSYVIWTALAGARYSIEHIRTNRATILLSQIWKWCGIVLKSSMLLSIWIFVIPVLIGLLFELLVIVPMRVPVDESPVFLLYQDWALGLIFLKIWTRLVMLDHMMPLVDESWRIKFERVRENGFSRLQGLWVLREIVFPIIMKLLTALCVPYVLARGLFPVLGYPLVVNSAVYRFAWLGCLCLSALCFCAKRFHVWFTNLHNSIRDDRYLIGRRLHNYGENIEERQNEAGISSEVQNSNLQGTGLILNDQEADGGLRRRRIYQEDA
- the LOC110662221 gene encoding probable E3 ubiquitin ligase SUD1 isoform X2; this translates as MEIAPAAAPPPPNHGESSDTLRRLSLSSCSSKSMASNRHLIEKESNGASSSAAAASSSRYEDDEEEEDVCRICRNPGDAENPLRYPCACSGSIKFVHQDCLLQWLNHSNARQCEVCKHAFSFSPVYAENAPARLPFQEFVVGMTMKTCHVLQFFLRLSFVLSVWLLIIPFITFWIWRLAFVRSFGEAQRLFLSHITTTVILTDCLHGFLLSASIVFIFLGATSLRDYFRHLRELGGQDAEREDEGDRNGARAARRPPGQAMRNFAGVANAEDAGGGQGIAGAGQMIRRNAENVAARWEMQAARLEAHVEQMFDGLDDADGAEDVPFDELVGMQGPVFHLVENAFTVLASNMIFLGIVIFMPFSFGRIILYYVSWLFSSASGPLLSTVMPLTDTALSIANFTLTAVTNLTSEGQDGGLLGQVADMLKVNASGLNEVSKNISTPLSADLLKGANIGTSRLSDVSTLAIGYMFIFSIVFFYLGIVALIRYTKGEPFTMGRFYGIASIAETIPSLFRQFLAAMRHLMTMIKVAFLLVIELGVFPLMCGWWLDVCTIRMFGKSMAQRVQFFSVSPLASSLVHWVVGIVYMLQISIFVSLLRGVLRQGVLYFLRDPADPNYNPFRDLIDDPVHKHARRVLLSVAVYGSLIVMLVFLPVKLAMQMAPTIFPLDISVSDPFTEIPADMLLFQICIPFAIEHFKLRTTIKCVLRYWFTAVGWALGLTDFLLPRPEDNGGLDNVNPEPGMQDRLPAVQLGAQDRALVALAAADDPNRGLLASGDPNTAEECDSDEQSDSEYSFVLCIVLLLVVAWMTLLVFNSALIVVPISLGRTLFNSIPLLPITHGIKCNDLYAFIIGSYVIWTALAGARYSIEHIRTNRATILLSQIWKWCGIVLKSSMLLSIWIFVIPVLIGLLFELLVIVPMRVPVDESPVFLLYQDWALGLIFLKIWTRLVMLDHMMPLVDESWRIKFERVRENGFSRLQGLWVLREIVFPIIMKLLTALCVPYVLARGLFPVLGYPLVVNSAVYRFAWLGCLCLSALCFCAKRFHVWFTNLHNSIRDDRYLIGRRLHNYGENIEERQNEAGISSEVQNSNLQGTGLILNDQEADGGLRRRRIYQEDA